One window of Thermocoleostomius sinensis A174 genomic DNA carries:
- a CDS encoding ABC transporter ATP-binding protein, with protein MARLTRRSQPLEALGMVGSAAVEMRSLTRHFGKFTAVDDLNLTVQTGEIFGLLGPNGAGKTTVIKILTTLLPPSSGQISISGLNLVRQSALVRRVIGYVPQALSADGSLTGYENLLIFAKLYDIPREQRKHRIADVLELMGLQAAAHRLVRQYSGGMIRKLEIAQAILHRPRVLFLDEPTVGLDPLARSQVWELVTQLQSNYGTTVVLTTHFLEEANYLCDRVLIMHQGQAIVTGTPSDLKASLGKPDATLDDVFIQYTGDPLMSGTNYHETSKLRRTTQRLG; from the coding sequence GTGGCAAGACTCACTCGAAGATCTCAGCCCCTAGAGGCGCTTGGTATGGTCGGCAGTGCGGCGGTAGAAATGCGATCGTTAACCCGCCATTTTGGTAAGTTTACGGCGGTTGATGATCTCAATTTAACGGTGCAGACTGGCGAAATTTTCGGCTTGTTGGGACCCAATGGGGCAGGAAAAACTACGGTAATCAAGATACTGACAACGCTGCTTCCTCCTAGCAGTGGACAGATCTCTATCTCTGGTCTAAATTTGGTGCGACAATCGGCGTTGGTGCGGCGGGTGATAGGCTATGTGCCGCAAGCGCTTTCGGCCGATGGTAGCTTAACTGGTTACGAAAATCTGCTGATTTTTGCCAAACTGTATGATATTCCTCGGGAACAGCGAAAACACCGAATTGCAGATGTGCTGGAACTAATGGGGTTGCAAGCAGCGGCCCATCGGTTGGTGCGGCAGTATTCGGGCGGCATGATCCGCAAGCTGGAAATAGCCCAAGCCATCTTACATCGTCCCCGCGTCTTGTTCTTAGATGAACCGACTGTTGGACTCGATCCATTAGCCCGTAGCCAAGTTTGGGAGTTGGTGACGCAGCTTCAATCTAATTACGGCACGACTGTGGTTCTGACGACTCATTTTCTAGAAGAAGCCAATTATCTCTGCGATCGCGTTTTAATCATGCATCAAGGACAGGCAATTGTTACAGGAACGCCTAGCGATCTAAAAGCTTCACTGGGCAAACCTGACGCAACGCTCGACGATGTTTTTATTCAATATACAGGTGATCCATTAATGTCAGGAACGAACTATCATGAAACCTCAAAACTTAGACGCACGACCCAACGGTTGGGCTAG